The Amycolatopsis sp. QT-25 genomic sequence AGCGGGCTGAACAAGTTGGGAACAGGCTTCGTCGACTGCCATCTTCGCGTCCGAAATGGCGTCCAAGCCGAATTCCGCACGGGACACCACACCATGGGTGAGCGTGCGGACCAAGGGAATTTGCTCCGCTTCGGCAGGAAGGCGGAGTTCGACCCGATCGGACAATCCGTCCGACTGGGGCCGGGTTTGGGGAGTCAGGCCGCCCCGTCCGTGTGCATCCATTACGAAACCCATCCGTCCGTGGCCTTGGGGTGATCGCGGCGGGGACCCGCCGCGTGACGCGTGATCAACGGCCCAAGGCGCGCTGAAGCTCCTTTTTGGACATCTTCGACCTGCCCTCGACGTTGCGTCGCTTCGCTTCGTTGTAGAGCTGATCCTTCGTCGGGCCGTTCGGGCCCAAGCGGTTCCCGGACCGTTTGCCGCCCCGCCGCTGGGGTGACATGTCCTGGAGGGATGTCCGGCTCGCTTCGCGCGATTCACCCGCCTGCGCGCGATTCTTGTTGACCGTGCGCGCGGCGATCTCCTCGGCCCGGTCGGTGCTCGCGCCCCGGTCCTTCGCCGAATCCTTGATGTGTTCGTACTGACGTTCTCGTTTGTCACTCCAGGCCTGCTGCGGCATCTGGCCTCCTCTCTTCCCCCGGTCGGGTACCCCGTTCGATTCACCGGATAAACGTCCGGTTGACCCCGGCGGCGGGTGGGTACGCGGAGGTCGGACGCGAAGGAGGCTTCGATGCGCATCGGCTACACACTCATGACCGAACAGGCGGGCCCGAAGGATCTGGTGGCATATGCCGCCGGGGCCGAGAAGGCGGGCTTCGACTTCGAGGTGATGAGCGACCACTATTCGCCTTGGCTGGACGAGCAGGGACATTCGCCGTACGCGTGGAGCGTGCTGGGAGCGGTCACCCAGAGCACCGAACGGGTCGAACTCATGACCTTCGTGACGTGCCCGACCATGCGCTATCACCCGGCGGTGGTGGCGCAGAAGGCGGCGACCGTGCAGGCGTTGTCGGACGGCCGGTTCACCCTCGGGCTCGGCGCGGGGGAGAACCTCAACGAGCACGTCGTCGGACGCGGCTGGCCACCGGCGAACGTCCGCCACGAGATGCTCGCCGAGGCGATCCAGATCATCGGCGGGCTGTTCGACGGCGGGTACTTCAACTACGCGGGTGACCACTTCCGGGTGGACTCGGCGAAGCTCTGGGACCTTCCGGAACAACGCGTCCCGATCGCCGTCGCGGTGTCCGGATCGCAGTCCGTGACGCGGTTCGCGCCGATCGCCGACGCGATGATCGCGGTGGAGCCGGACGAAGCGCTGAGCCGGGAATGGGACGCCACCAGACCCGGCCCGCCCACCAGGAAGATCGCCCAGCTCCCGGTGTCCTGGGGGGAGGACCGCGACGCCGCCATCCAGCGGGCGCACGAGCAGTTCCGCTGGTTCGCCGGCGGCTGGAAGGTCAACGCCGAACTGCCGGGACCCGCGGGATTCGCCGGGGCCACCCAGTTCGTCACCCCGGAGGACGTCGCCGCGGCCATCCCGTGCGGCTCCGACGTCGACCGGATCGTGAAGCAGGTGGGCGAATTCGAAGCGGCCGGGTTCACCGATCTCGCCTTGATCCAGATCGGTGGCGATCAGCAGGAAGGCTTCCTGCGGTTCGCCGAGGACACCCTGCTCCCGGCATTGCGGGGGTGATCACCTGGAACGAGTAAGGCGCCGGTGTTTCCGCGCATCCGAAGGGGAACACCGGTGTGCAAGCCCGCGGACGCGGGTACCAGTGCGACACGGCGTCCTTCACCCAAGGGGGGAACTGATGAACAACGAACTCGGATTGCATTCGGTGCCGGACCTGTTGCCGGAAGGCCGGGTCACCCCGGAGCAGCAGGCGATCCGCCGCAAGGCGGCCCTCGCCGTGGCTTCACGGGCGAGGAGTGCCGAAGACTGCGCGGCCTTGCTGGACATGCTCGGCCTGCACAATGGCGGCCGCAGGAGCTCCGAAGTGGCTTGATTCAGCGACCGCGCGCCGTGACGAGGTCCGCGACGAAGGCCCGATAGGCCTCGTCGCGGTCCGGCGCGCGCAGCACCGCGGACGGGTGCACGGTGGCGAAGGCGGTCGTGTCGAACTCCGCCAGTTCGATGCGTTCCCCGCGGCTTCGGGTGATGCGGAAGTCGTCGCCCAGTAGTGCCTTCGCCGCCGTCGCGCCGAGGAAGATCAGCAGCTTCGGCCGGACCGCCGCCAGTTCGGCGTGCAGCCACGGACGGCACGCGACGACCTCGGTCTTCGACGGTGTCTTGTGGATACGCCGCTTGCCGCGTTCGTCGCGCTGGAACTTGAAGTGCTTGACCGCGTTCGTGACGTAGATCTTTTGGCGGTCGAAGCCCGCTTCCTCCAGCGCACGATCGAGCAGCCGCCCGGCGGGGCCGACGAACGGGGCGCCCGCCCGGTCCTCCTGGTCGCCGGGTTGTTCGCCGACCACCATGATCTCCGCTGTGCGCGGGCCTTCGCCGAAGACGGTCTGGGTCGCGTCGCGGTAGAGGTCGCACCCGCGGCAATCGGACGCCGCCGAACGGAGCTT encodes the following:
- a CDS encoding plasmid stabilization protein, which encodes MPQQAWSDKRERQYEHIKDSAKDRGASTDRAEEIAARTVNKNRAQAGESREASRTSLQDMSPQRRGGKRSGNRLGPNGPTKDQLYNEAKRRNVEGRSKMSKKELQRALGR
- a CDS encoding TIGR03557 family F420-dependent LLM class oxidoreductase, whose protein sequence is MRIGYTLMTEQAGPKDLVAYAAGAEKAGFDFEVMSDHYSPWLDEQGHSPYAWSVLGAVTQSTERVELMTFVTCPTMRYHPAVVAQKAATVQALSDGRFTLGLGAGENLNEHVVGRGWPPANVRHEMLAEAIQIIGGLFDGGYFNYAGDHFRVDSAKLWDLPEQRVPIAVAVSGSQSVTRFAPIADAMIAVEPDEALSREWDATRPGPPTRKIAQLPVSWGEDRDAAIQRAHEQFRWFAGGWKVNAELPGPAGFAGATQFVTPEDVAAAIPCGSDVDRIVKQVGEFEAAGFTDLALIQIGGDQQEGFLRFAEDTLLPALRG
- a CDS encoding UdgX family uracil-DNA binding protein (This protein belongs to the uracil DNA glycosylase superfamily, members of which act in excision repair of DNA. However, it belongs more specifically to UdgX branch, whose founding member was found to bind uracil in DNA (where it does not belong), without cleaving it, appears to promote DNA repair by a pathway involving RecA, rather than base excision.) is translated as MATKAPGANPPETADLGKLRSAASDCRGCDLYRDATQTVFGEGPRTAEIMVVGEQPGDQEDRAGAPFVGPAGRLLDRALEEAGFDRQKIYVTNAVKHFKFQRDERGKRRIHKTPSKTEVVACRPWLHAELAAVRPKLLIFLGATAAKALLGDDFRITRSRGERIELAEFDTTAFATVHPSAVLRAPDRDEAYRAFVADLVTARGR